A portion of the Gasterosteus aculeatus chromosome 12, fGasAcu3.hap1.1, whole genome shotgun sequence genome contains these proteins:
- the LOC120809551 gene encoding polycystin-1-like protein 2 codes for MERTMFHTLTAMVLFLTCSAQEDAEALPCPEYQESFDGSCYEFVSLQRPFLGAQGWCEQGGGHLAFILNDETQQFLQKHLDPEKDWWLGLAPAAPNLTLDSADTEGSLAWLEGSDVSYSNWVNMPDALAACGHILRGSGFQWEAADDCNQELNFICQFDSGRSIACGGQNATLQCGSGQVIIIDDSFYGRKTIHYCRAELAASPTSSQEECSWIDVMESVTAHCHSRQTCQAPVDLSSFGEPCPVLGSYLSVEYTCKHGLHLLMSKLAAIFDNVTITVKWLLNPFQGNLTCTLNAGDGHIINPYNPEETESNVMHKFTRPGVFVVGVECTTSDWHVTAQEAITIQEPVGEFGVIKCYSRNMSTGGTECNVHSGTPVQIQVMVRAGTNVSYTIQHGGYVVANLSVENGITPHNMTLSLSTVEKLGHGCHNLTLSASNKVTGQAVSADLKLCLLEPIEGLQASVTAEEDVCPDSTDLIIGVSLERGAPVELLFTLTGGGGTISEARDMLNGGSQAYTFSSPLQGPLKVTLRAVNAFSASDVDVDLEDILRSCQNQSDFSADVPVNSTASLSIDNLKITAIPDTLVDNTQSVTLRVSGTESMASKGLVFEWKCEGNCKCRNKTKGETHVIAKNCLPDPFDIFEYILTVRRATWFRKWVDSASASKCITVTPKEFTDVTISCDDCSSINVNNAVKLRLSCVKTCQEVVWYIEDPKPLADDLKNCHSKEGRRPIIERQDGNTEYVVRSQHLKISRDSSHNISVIAYGKNMPGFAKYTLPIPGPEPTEADNLPPSCNISPPSGTVLEPFDITCKSSSFCSTGCFYCFKTDTGEHLRCSKANEVRSVFLPLGDKNNNYTLLVVVTVKNKYEKTSTTVSTQVRTSSTSTSVEALTSAVEDSVGQLEQQGLLSCEALGQIFSSVSNLLNTEDGQDQRDARTKLRKQMLTKMTRVLLDSPSNTTQEVQVTARALAGLTQRPDELSAAAQEEAGSLLVDLSSSLNTITGNQDDGEDGEVVRAATPILEAASNILNLSSNKKVSDSLLTGISNVQSALLNNKKLNGDPAIIDSGQISVYANRVSPENMQDINVQKSSTSRFFFPALPAHILSPEEPVDVRMMSFEKNPYSWKEENITGTVGSVSLTRTNGSVISVQNLPEEIEIFLPRPDVGQENSTVLDLANFSTLIINVPSPDVTLVLKMEPSEQLTFMLFLGSKDYPNDENYLAKTQMPLQNAKGEGKYTWVLSPKDRTGEVGEHYLVMKPIVEPGIKAVNATVTVISIAAQCKYWNENESSWSEDGCRVGPLTTPLVTHCLCNHLTFFGSSFFVMPNLVDVSRTAELFATFTNNPVVVCFVGAIFAAYLLVVVWARRKDIQDSAKVKITVLEDNDPLAEYHYMLNVSTGHRHGASTSSRVTITLLGTEGESEPHHLTDTEKPVFERGGVDMFLLTTHFSLGDLQSIRLWHDNSGAHPAWYVNKVMVQDLESGQKWHFLCNSWLAVDVGECALDKVFPVATEMDLKRFSNLFFMKTAKDFRDGHIWFSVISRPPCSTFTRVQRVSCCFSLLLCTMLTSIMFWGIPTDPSEQTMDLGHIEFTWQQVVIGVQSSIIMFPINLLIVSIFRNARPREKGSKRETSKQGKTGRVSPSQTSSPQKALKDITPDTVIKDIKRIAQSLSKAMKSPLPQLELRPGQQSDINTLLSLVENIIRQQNRAAGDFYTDASKRDTSMILSLQAVNLEQENCGVGSPEKTSDEVQKKSSNSRYLYKQLRHVEKELGLLGLSRFPNPDSYNRAMQQVKGMKGLLECRLHPPSLEGDELDRSPSPGESVKEEATKKGCRGGLPWWSVFIGWILVIATSGVSGYFTMMYGLTYGKERSINWLISMMISFFESLFVTQPLKVLGFAAFFALVLKKVDQEEYGEPPIDESLRNTGDPDTVRAARRDSTCSFYQPPPPTDIEKIRSNMVKEQKVFALIREILAYMGFMWMLLLVAYGQRDPNAYFLTQHIRQSFSRGISDSMSIEEMFNWANTTLLSNLFGEHPGFITDGNSKLVGNARLRQVRVHQNSCHVAPSMQRSERDSHAPYSWELEDMGSYGPGWSHSEGDNTSLNLRSLWKYQSQHQLRAIPVWGSVQLYRGGGFVVDLGPDLINSSRSLQYLYDNTWFDVYTQAVFVEFTVYNANVNLFCIVTLMLETTAIGAFQFRSELQSVRLYQSTGGLHVFVMASEVIYFLFIIYYMFVQGKLLKQQRWAYFRSKVNLLELAIILLSWSALSVFIKRTVLGKRDMEYYQDNKDQYASFHETAKADAVLGYLIAFLVLLATIKLWHLLRLNPKLHMITATLQRAWADISGFLVVMTIMFLAYSIASNLMYGWKLYSYRTLLNAAQTMVSLQLGIFNYEEVLNYNPVLGAFLIGSCIVFMTFVVLNLFISVILVAFSQEQIHHKPSEEDEIVDLMLMKLFSLFGVKCKKPAGDGTTERPVGSSVSYKGPSAVSSGNICDG; via the exons ATGGAAAGAACCATGTTCCACACACTGACTGCGATGGTTCTTTTCCTCACTTGTTCTGCTCAGGAGGATGCAGAAGCTCTACCCTGCCCAGAATACCAGGAGAGTTTTGACGGCTCTTGCTACGAGTTTGTGAGCCTGCAGCGACCCTTCCTCGGTGCCCAGGGTTGGTGTGAACAAGGTGGAGGACACCTAGCCTTCATCCTGAATGATGAAACACAGCAGTTCCTCCAAAAGCATCTGGACCCGGAGAAAGACTGGTGGCTCGGGCTGGCACCTGCAGCTCCAAACCTCACACTTGACTCTGCTGATACCGAAG GTTCCCTCGCGTGGCTGGAAGGCTCCGATGTCAGCTATAGTAACTGGGTGAACATGCCAGATGCACTAGCGGCCTGCGGACATATCCTTAGAGGATCGGGCTTCCAGTGGGAAGCAGCAGACGATTGCAACCAGGAGCTCAACTTTATTTGCCAGTTTG ATTCTGGGAGATCTATTGCATGTGGTGGCCAAAATGCAACATTGCAATGTGGTTCTGGTCAAGTTATAATCATAGATGACAGCTTCTATGGTCGAAAAACTATTCATTACTGCAGAGCCGAACTCGCAGCCTCACCCACATCCTCGCAGGAGGAGTGCAGCTGGATAGATGTGATGGAATCTGTTACAG CCCATTGCCACAGTCGGCAGACTTGCCAGGCTCCAGTGGACTTGAGCTCTTTTGGTGAACCATGTCCCGTCCTGGGAAGTTACCTGTCTGTAGAGTACACCTGCAAACATG gaCTCCACTTGTTGATGAGCAAGCTGGCGGCCATCTTTGATAATGTCACCATCACTGTGAAGTGGCTCCTCAATCCTTTTCAGGGGAACCTCACATGCACACTGAATGCTGGTGATGGCCACATTATTAATCCATACAACCCCGAAGA GACGGAGAGCAATGTGATGCACAAATTCACCCGTCCCGGTGTTTTCGTGGTTGGAGTGGAGTGCACCACCAGTGATTGGCATGTCACAGCTCAGGAAGCCATAACCATTCAGGAGCCCGTTGGAGAGTTCGGTGTCATTAAGTGTTATAGCAGAAATATGTCGACAGGTGGCACTGAATGCAATGTGCACAGTGGTACACCTGTGCAGATCCAGGTGATGGTACGGGCAG GTACAAATGTTTCCTACACAATTCAGCATGGAGGCTACGTGGTTGCAAACCTGTCGGTGGAGAATGGGATCACACCGCACAACATGACACTGAGTCTAAGTACGGTAGAAAAGCTCGGCCACGGCTGCCACAACCTGACTCTATCCGCCTCTAACAAGGTCACGGGCCAAGCGGTGTCCGCTGATCTGAAGCTGTGTCTGCTGGAGCCCATTGAAGGCCTGCAGGCCTCGGTGACGGCAGAGGAAGATGTGTGTCCGGACTCCACTGATCTCATCATCGGTGTTTCGTTGGAGCGGGGAGCCCCCGTGGAGCTGCTCTTCACTCTGACTGGAGGTGGCGGCACAATCTCTGAGGCTAGAGACATGCTCAATGGCGGCTCACAAGCGTATACATTCTCCAGCCCGCTTCAAG GGCCATTGAAGGTGACGCTACGAGCTGTGAATGCCTTTTCGGCCTCTGATGTGGACGTGGACTTGGAGGACATACTTCGGTCTTGCCAGAATCAGTCTGATTTCTCAGCAGATGTGCCTGTAAACTCA ACAGCTAGTTTAAGTATCGACAACTTGAAAATAACTGCTATTCCGGACACGTTGGTTGATAACACTCAGAGTGTCACACTGCGCGTATCTGGAACTGAATCGATGGCCAGCAAAGGACTTGTGTTTGAATGGAAATGTG AAGGAAACTGCAaatgcagaaacaaaacaaagggtgAAACTCATGTCATTGCAAAGAATTGCCTTCCAGATCCCTTTGATATTTTCGAATACATCCTAACTGTGAGGAGAGCAACCTGGTTTAGGAAATGGGTTGACTCTGCTTCAGCTTCAAAGTGCATAACTGTTACACCAAAGGAATTCACTGATGTCACTATAAG TTGTGATGACTGTTCTTCAATAAATGTCAACAACGCTGTAAAGCTCAGACTGAGCTGTGTTAAAACTTGCCAAGAAGTAGTTTGGTATATTGAGGACCCTAAACCTTTAGCG GATGACCTTAAAAATTGTCACTCCAAAGAAGGAAGGAGGCCAATAATCGAGAGGCAGGATGGCAACACTGAGTATGTTGTACGTAGTCAACATCTGAAAATTTCGAGGGATTCATCTCACAACATCAGTGTGATAGCTTATG GGAAGAATATGCCAGGTTTTGCCAAGTACACCCTTCCAATACCAGGTCCTGAGCCTACCGAGGCAGACAACCTGCCCCCCTCATGCAACATCTCTCCTCCGTCAGGAACCGTCCTCGAGCCTTTTGACATCACCTGCAAATCAAGCTCCTTCTGCTCTACAGGGTGTTTTTACTGCTTCAAAACAGACACAG gagAACATCTGCGCTGCAGTAAGGCAAATGAAGTGAGATCTGTCTTCCTGCCCCTCGGGGACAAGAACAACAATTACACTTTGTTAGTTGTGGTGactgttaaaaacaaatatgagaaAACCAGCACTACCGTCTCCACTCAG GTACGAACAAGCAGCACAAGTACATCCGTGGAGGCTCTCACATCTGCAGTGGAGGACAGTGTGGGTCAGTTAGAGCAGCAGGGGCTTCTCTCTTGTGAGGCACTCGGACAAATCTTTTCTTCAGTTTCCAATTTGTTGAATACAGAGGACGGCCAAGATCAGAGGGATGCAAGGACAAAG cTCAGAAAGCAAATGCTGACGAAAATGACCAGAGTTCTGCTGGACTCACCCAGCAACACAACTCAGGAGGTCCAAGTGACAGCCAGAGCTCTGGCCGGACTCACCCAGCGCCCAGACGAGCTCAGTGCCGCTGCTCAA GAAGAAGCGGGTTCCTTGTTGGTGGACCTCAGCTCCTCCCTCAACACAATCACTGGTAATCAAGACGATGGAGAGGACGGAGAAGTAGTGCGAGCTGCTACACCAATACTTGAAGCGGCCAGTAATATTTTGAATCTTTCCTCAAAT AAAAAAGTCTCAGATTCTCTTCTCACTGGGATAAGCAATGTTCAAAGTGCTTTGctgaataataaaaagcttAACGGAGACCCTGCCATCATCGATTCGGGTCAGATCAGTGTGTATGCCAACAG AGTGTCTCCAGAAAACATGCAGGATATAAATGTCCAGAAGAGCAGCACCTCCAGATTTTTCTTCCCTGCACTGCCTGCTCATATTCTCTCTCCAGAGGAGCCAGTCGATGTCAGA ATGATGAGTTTTGAGAAGAACCCGTACTCttggaaagaagaaaacatcacTGGCACTGTAGGATCCGTCTCTCTCACCAGAACAAATGGATCTGTAATTTCTGTTCAGAACTTACCCGAGGAGATAGAG ATTTTCCTACCGAGGCCTGATGTTGGGCAGGAGAACAGCACGGTCCTGGATCTGGCCAATTTCAGCACTTTAATAATTAATGTTCCCTCGCCGGATGTGACACTGGTTCTGAAAATGGAGCCATCTGAACAGCTCACCTTCATGCTGTTCCTGGGATCTAAAGATTATCCCAATGATGAGAATTATTTAGCCAAGACTCAGATGCCTCTACAGAACGCCAAAGGGG AGGGGAAATACACCTGGGTCCTGAGTCCCAAAGACAGGACGGGAGAAGTGGGAGAGCACTACCTTGTGATGAAGCCCATTGTCGAGCCAGGTATCAAAGCCGTGAATGCCACCGTCACTGTCATTTCTATCGCCGCACAGTGCAAATACTGGAATGAAAATGAGTCTTCTTGGAGCGAGGATGGCTGCAGG GTCGGCCCGCTCACCACGCCTCTCGTCACACATTGCCTCTGCAACCACCTGACTTTCTTTGGCAGCTCCTTCTTTGTCATGCCGAACTTGGTTGACGTGTCACGCACTGCAGAACTGTTTGCTACGTTCACTAACAATCCGGTGGTGGTGTGTTTTGTGGGGGCCATCTTTGCTGCGTATCTCCTGGTGGTAGTATGGGCGCGAAGAAAAGACATCCAGGACTCAGCTAAG GTCAAGATAACAGTGCTGGAGGATAATGACCCATTGGCTGAGTATCACTATATGCTGAATGTCAGCACAGGTCATCGACATGGTGCATCCACCTCCTCCCGG gtaacGATAACCCTGCTAGGcacagagggagaaagtgaGCCCCACCACCTGACTGACACTGAGAAGCCAGTGTttgagaggggaggggtggaCATGTTCCTGCTCACCACACACTTCTCTCTTGGAGATCTGCAGAGCATTAGGCTGTGGCACGACAACTCAGGAGCACATCCTGCATG GTACGTCAACAAAGTCATGGTGCAGGATCTAGAAAGTGGTCAAAAATGGCACTTCCTTTGTAATTCCTGGCTGGCTGTTGATGTCGGAGAGTGTGCTCTTGACAAGGTCTTCCCAGTAGCTACAGAGATGGACCTGAAGAGGTTTAG TAACCTGTTCTTCATGAAGACAGCCAAGGATTTCAGGGACGGCCACATCTGGTTCTCTGTAATTAGTCGCCCTCCCTGTAGCACTTTCACACGAGTGCAGCGTGtctcctgctgtttttccctgtTGCTTTGCACCATGCTCACAAGCATCATGTTTTGGGGCATCCCAACTGACCCCTCTGAGCAAACCATGGACCTAG GTCACATCGAGTTCACCTGGCAACAAGTTGTTATTGGAGTTCAAAGTTCCATCATCATGTTTCCCATTAATCTCCTGATCGTGAGTATCTTCAGAAACGCTCGACCTCGAGAGAAGGGCTCCAAAAGGGAAACGTCTAAACAAGGAAAAACTGGTCGAGTTTCTCCTTCACAAACATCTTCCCCTCAGAAAGCTTTGAAGGACATCACACCAGACACTGTGATCAAG GACATAAAGAGGATTGCTCAGTCCCTCTCAAAGGCAATGAAGAGTCCGCTCCCTCAGCTGGAGCTGCGGCCCGGTCAGCAGTCTGACATCAACACTCTGTTGTCTCTGGTGGAGAATATCATCAGACAGCAGAACCGTGCGGCTGGAGACTTCTACACTGACGCCTCCAAGAGGGATACCTCCATGATTCTCAGTTTACAAGCAGTTAATCTAGAACAAG aaaacTGCGGGGTAGGAAGCCCTGAGAAAACGTCAGATGAGGTTCagaagaagagcagcaacaGCCGTTACCTATACAAGCAGCTGCGTCATGTTGAGAAGGAGCTTGGTTTGTTGGGACTTTCTCGTTTTCCAAACCCAGACAGCTACAACCGAGCCATGCAGCAGGTTAAAGGAATGAAAGGTCTTCTGGAGTGCCGCCTCCACCCACCCAGCCTGGAGGGCGACGAGCTGGACCGCAGCCCCAGTCCAGGAGAGAGCGTCAAGGAAGAAGCCACCAAGAAGGGCTGTCGAGGCGGGCTGCCCTGGTGGTCCGTGTTTATTGGTTGGATACTGGTGATTGCAACCAGCGGTGTGTCAGGTTATTTCACAATGATGTATGGGCTGACTTATGGGAAGGAGCGCTCCATAAACTGGCTTATCTCCATGATGATCTCCTTCTTTGAGAGTCTCTTTGTCACCCAACCTCTGAAG GTTCTTGGTTTCGCTGCTTTCTTCGCACTTGTTCTAAAAAAAGTTGACCAAGAGGAGTACGGAGAGCCTCCGATAGATGAGAGTCTAAGGAACACAG GTGATCCGGATACAGTGCGGGCAGCAAGAAGAGACAGCACATGCAGTTTCTATCAGCCACCACCTCCCACTGACATTGAGAAGATAAGGAGCAACATGGTCAAAGAACAGAAGGTCTTTGCACTAATAAGGGAGATCCTTG CCTACATGGGATTCATGTGGATGTTGCTCCTGGTGGCGTACGGTCAGAGGGACCCCAACGCTTACTTTCTGACACAACACATTCGGCAGAGCTTCAGCAGAGGGATCTCTGACAGTATGAGTATTGAGGAAATGTTCAACTGGGCAAACACAACTCTGCTGAGCAACCTATTTGGAGAGCACCCAG GATTCATCACAGATGGAAACTCCAAGCTGGTGGGTAATGCTCGCCTTCGCCAGGTGAGGGTGCATCAAAACTCCTGCCACGTGGCTCCCTCCATGCAGCGGTCAGAGCGGGACTCTCACGCTCCGTATTCGTGGGAGTTGGAAGACATGGGCTCCTACGGTCCAGGCTGGAGTCACTCTGAGGGTGACAACACCTCGCTGAACCTAAGAAGCCTGTGGAAGTACCAGTCCCAGCATCAACTGAGGGCCATCCCCGTCTGGGGCAGCGTGCAGCTGTACAGAGGAGGAGGGTTTGTGGTGGATTTAGGGCCAGATTTAATTAATTCCAGCAG ATCCCTTCAGTACCTTTATGACAACACCTGGTTTGATGTGTACACCCAAGCGGTCTTTGTGGAATTCACTGTGTACAACGCCAACGTCAACCTCTTCTGTATTGTCACGCTCATGCTGGAGACAACAGCCATAG GAGCTTTCCAGTTCCGCAGCGAGCTTCAGAGTGTGCGTCTTTACCAGTCGACTGGAGGCCTTCACGTCTTTGTGATGGCCTCTGAGGTCATttacttcctcttcatcatctatTACATGTTTGTCCAG GGAAAGCTGCTGAAGCAGCAGAGATGGGCTTATTTCAGGAGCAAGGTGAACCTGCTGGAGCTGGCCATTATCCTCCTCAGCTGGAGTGCGCTATCTGTGTTCATCAAGAGGACTGTACTTGGGAAGCGGGACATGGAGTATTACCAAGACAACAAAGACCA ATACGCAAGTTTCCATGAGACAGCCAAGGCCGATGCAGTGCTGGGGTATCTGATTGCTTTCCTGGTGCTATTGGCTACGATCAAACTGTGGCACTTGCTGAGACTGAACCCGAAACTGCACATGATCACCGCCACGCTGCAGCGAGCTTGGGCTGATATCTCAGGCTTCCTGGTGGTCATGACCATCATGTTCCTGGCCTATTCCATCGCT TCCAACCTGATGTATGGGTGGAAGCTATACTCCTATCGTACTCTGCTGAATGCGGCACAGACCATGGTCAGCCTGCAGCTTGGCATTTTTAACTATGAAGAG GTTCTGAATTACAATCCAGTGCTTGGAGCTTTCCTCATCGGCTCGTGCATTGTGTTCATGACCTTTGTGGTGCTGAACCTCTTCATCTCTGTGATTCTGGTGGCATTCAGCCAAGAGCAGATCCATCACAAG
- the bola3 gene encoding bolA-like protein 3 yields MLACKWLLTGTTVSALRGHRSRKVVVSGPVRRWLSSQTDGEARIAGVLKEKFPLATSLKVVDISGGCGAMYEIHIESNEFKGKRTIQQHQLVNQALKEEIQGMHGLRIFTDVPKH; encoded by the exons ATGTTGGCTTGCAAGTGGCTCTTAACCGGCACCACGGTCTCTGCTCTCCGGGGTCATCGCAGTCGCAaa gTCGTTGTGTCCGGCCCTGTGCGGAGATGGCTGTCCTCACAGACGGACGGAGAGGCCCGCATCGCGGGCGTGCTGAAGGAGAAGTTCCCGTTAGCCACATCACTCAAAGTCGTGGATATATCAG GGGGTTGTGGAGCAATGTATGAGATCCATATAGAGTCCAATGAGTTCAAAGGAAAAAGGACCATCCAACAGCACCAGTTAGTTAATCAA GCACTCAAGGAAGAGATTCAAGGAATGCACGGGCTGCGAATATTTACTGATGTTCCAAAACATTAG